In Daphnia magna isolate NIES linkage group LG7, ASM2063170v1.1, whole genome shotgun sequence, a single genomic region encodes these proteins:
- the LOC123474238 gene encoding uncharacterized protein LOC123474238, whose amino-acid sequence MANKRGRSQASSVYRFLTALNKTERDEDLNSENEQSLLNNSSNKRSLVHAYFIYDKTSDTSKCKTCTATVKGSNTTNLENHLKIKKHISNEYLQYVKAKENAALSKVSSNSKKIVGAKAKSLLQPTLPQISMSKAKYTRKNTKQLLLRKKLAFVVATTSMTLSISDNKDWQAYVELLDPRHIIPGRKALANGILKLYKQVRKLVKAQVQHAVSKPNMTLTLHVR is encoded by the exons ATGGct AACAAACGTGGCAGAAGTCAAGCCAGCTCAGTATATCGCTTTTTGACAGCATTAAATAAAACGGAAAGAGACGAAGATTTGAATTCAGAGAATGAGCAATCTCTTCTGAACAATAGCAGTAATAAAAGAAGCCTCGTACATGCATATTTTATCTACGATAAAACAAGTGATACTAGCAAATGCAAAACTTGCACGGCAACTGTAAAGGGTAGCAATACAACGAATCTCGAGAACCATTTAAAGATTAAGAAACACATAAGTAACGAATATTTGCAATATGTGAAAGCTAAAGAAAATGCAGCACTATCAAAAGTCTCAAGTAACTCTAAGAAAATTGTCGGGGCCAAAGCTAAATCTTTGTTACAACCAACACTTCCTCAG ATTTCAATGTCAAAGGCAAAATACACAAGAAAAAACACGAAGCAGCTTCTTCTCAGGAAAAAGCTtgcttttgttgttgcaaCCACTTCGATGACTTTATCTATAAGTGACAACAAAGACTGGCAAGCATATGTTGAGCTGCTTGATCCACGACATATAATACCAGGAAGGAAAGCATTGGCCAatggtattttaaaattatacaAACAGGTCAGAAAGTTAGTGAAAGCTCAAGTTCAGCACGCAGTGTCAAAACCTAACATGACTCTGACGCTACACGTCCGGTAG
- the LOC116926624 gene encoding MFS-type transporter clz9-like: MLCFVNAIGASVPPVFIYPRKKPNADLIKGGPPGCVGLVHESGWMTGDNFYASMKHFHDFVKSSIENPVLLIFDNHSSHIDYHVLQFAKQNGIFLLTFPPHCSHALQPLDVAVFGPFKSGLKNSHNEWLQSHPGQRISIKEVASLCRIPYMQKINAENIVLDLKRQGSFRSTKKLFQNPDTLLQVSLTVHNIKNKRHQISFLIFKIRKYSASKTDWTGNGHVTFSGPLIGLRCMSKLFLTSRETMLCQIYPYASISKESPQFFFEFFSLMGNVVLIYFLCKKSCYVYARTNTLVLFVLVNVIGFYLFLFCFVLRKCCLS, translated from the exons ATGTTGTGTTTCGTTAACGCCATTGGGGCCAGTGTTCCACCGGTTTTCATATACCCCAGGAAAAAACCAAATGCCGACCTCATCAAAGGAGGCCCACCTGGGTGTGTTGGACTTGTTCACGAATCCGGCTGGATGACTGGTGACAACTTCTATGCTTCCATGAAGCATTTTCATGACTTTGTGAAATCGTCGATAGAAAATCCTGTGCTGCTAATTTTTGACAATCATTCTAGCCACATCGACTATCATGTACTGCAATTTGCAAAACAGAACGGAATTTTTTTGCTTACTTTTCCGCCACACTGTTCGCATGCGCTCCAACCTCTAGACGTGGCCGTTTTTGGTCCATTTAAGTCTGGACTGAAAAACTCTCATAACGAGTGGCTCCAGTCTCACCCAGGACAACGCATTAGCATAAAAGAAGTTGCTTCCCTATGCAGAATTCCTtacatgcaaaaaataaatgctgAAAACATTGTTCTGGATTTGAAAAGACAGGGATCTTTCCGTTCGACAAAGAAATTATTCCAGAATCCCGATACGCTCCTGCAAGTGTCACTGACCGTCCAC AATATCAAGAACAAGAGACATCAGATATCTTTCTTGATATTCAAGATCAGGAAATATTCAGCGTCAAAAACAGATTGGACAGGCAACGGTCACGTGACGTTTtctggccctctgattggGTTGCGATGCATGTCAAAACTGTTTTTGACGTCAAGGGAGACCATGTTATGCCAAATTTATCCATACGCTTCAATCTCTAAAGAAtctccacaatttttttttgaatttttttctttgatgggAAATGTTGTCTTAATCTACTTTCTATGTAAAAAATCCTGTTACGTTTATGCAAGAACAAATACCTTAGTTTTGTTTGTGTTGGTCAATGTCAttggtttttatttgtttttattctgtttcGTTCTTCGAAAATGCTGTCTCAGTTAA